In a genomic window of Thermodesulfobium sp. 4217-1:
- a CDS encoding methyl-accepting chemotaxis protein — protein sequence MFKNMSLQAKLILASTLSFVVIGLLVICIVSFQMNSYNQTMMQKVTILSDRMIDKDVGGIENYVRGLTKDVANTQRIKADIQSNNMNALSTLVNSFLDLKENPDFFCIVTDQTGKVIYTTLGQNFVGTDLSAQPPIKAALSGKSGAGFETAKLVKLAIRAYDPIYDDSGKLIGTIHIGRKISDSNLFVDQLKKDTGSDVTWFLGDERVATTFEDIKVGTKQESQKIIEEVLKKGESPIVKTEHGGKSYLTRFGPIKDTSGNIIGMNSTSINTAEYDNYFRNIVLSLIGAIILVCIVLIGIFFAFIKRSIAKPINSLTKGIEDLSTGDFTLKLPEMNKDELGRIKDATEKLRLYLVEILSKINVIQSEIHSSSKDMLVSSNSSKLAAGESKKASENMADAATNLSQSAQEISNQVQQLLSAIDSIASGSESLAKSATNLSEKTGAIADRSEQIATDAKAVDDLTNNVNKDAREGAKIIQETQNTMNAIVNSVENLSSVMNGLKERSLEIGKIVDVISGIAEQTNLLALNAAIEAARAGDAGRGFAVVADEVRKLAEESQRAAVEIGNMINQTIKETEKAASSMNETKEGVLRGSSMSDRTSEAFKNILNAIERLSEKIDMTTQNITTITKGVQEIETEVSNLAALSEENSASSEEMAAAAKEISTNVEGIAATSEEMAASSEEVAASAQESETMAEQIDTEVNKLTERAKELKSELDRYKF from the coding sequence ATGTTCAAAAACATGTCTTTGCAAGCCAAGCTAATTTTAGCTTCCACGCTATCATTCGTAGTTATCGGTCTTTTAGTTATTTGTATAGTATCCTTCCAGATGAACAGCTACAATCAAACTATGATGCAAAAAGTTACTATTCTTTCTGACAGAATGATAGACAAGGATGTAGGCGGAATTGAAAATTATGTAAGAGGCTTAACAAAAGACGTTGCAAATACTCAAAGGATCAAGGCAGATATACAGTCAAACAACATGAATGCCCTATCAACCCTCGTAAATTCATTTTTAGATTTAAAAGAAAATCCAGATTTCTTTTGCATAGTTACCGATCAAACTGGCAAAGTAATATATACCACTCTTGGACAAAATTTTGTTGGAACCGATCTTAGCGCTCAACCCCCGATAAAGGCAGCTCTGTCAGGAAAGTCGGGAGCAGGCTTTGAAACTGCAAAACTAGTAAAGCTAGCAATAAGGGCTTATGATCCTATTTACGACGACAGCGGAAAACTTATAGGAACAATACACATAGGCAGAAAGATTTCTGACTCTAATCTATTCGTAGACCAGCTAAAAAAAGATACCGGTTCAGATGTAACCTGGTTTCTGGGAGATGAAAGGGTAGCCACTACTTTTGAAGACATTAAAGTAGGCACGAAACAAGAGAGTCAGAAAATAATAGAAGAAGTCTTGAAAAAGGGCGAAAGTCCTATTGTAAAAACTGAACATGGCGGCAAGAGCTACCTTACACGCTTTGGGCCCATTAAGGATACAAGCGGTAATATAATAGGTATGAATTCTACTTCAATAAACACTGCAGAATACGATAATTATTTTAGAAATATAGTTCTGTCGTTAATTGGCGCAATAATTTTAGTATGTATCGTCTTGATAGGCATTTTCTTCGCTTTTATAAAGAGATCTATAGCAAAGCCTATCAACTCTCTTACCAAGGGCATAGAGGATCTTTCTACTGGCGACTTTACGCTTAAGCTCCCTGAGATGAACAAAGACGAGCTGGGAAGGATAAAGGATGCCACAGAAAAGTTAAGGCTTTATCTGGTAGAGATACTGTCAAAGATAAACGTAATACAAAGCGAAATACATTCGTCTAGTAAGGATATGCTGGTATCTTCGAACTCTTCCAAGCTCGCAGCAGGAGAAAGCAAGAAGGCAAGCGAGAATATGGCAGATGCAGCTACCAATCTGTCTCAGAGCGCTCAGGAAATATCAAATCAGGTTCAGCAGCTTCTGAGTGCAATAGACTCTATCGCATCAGGTTCTGAGTCACTGGCAAAGAGCGCCACAAACCTGTCAGAAAAGACAGGCGCAATAGCTGACAGATCTGAGCAGATTGCAACAGATGCAAAGGCAGTAGACGATCTTACCAACAACGTAAATAAGGACGCAAGAGAGGGCGCAAAGATAATTCAGGAGACACAAAACACTATGAACGCTATAGTCAATTCTGTAGAGAATCTCTCAAGCGTGATGAACGGCCTCAAAGAGAGGTCTCTTGAAATAGGCAAGATTGTGGACGTGATATCAGGAATAGCAGAGCAGACAAATCTACTTGCCCTAAACGCAGCAATTGAGGCAGCAAGGGCTGGAGATGCGGGAAGAGGCTTTGCAGTGGTAGCTGACGAGGTTAGAAAATTAGCTGAAGAGTCACAAAGAGCAGCAGTTGAAATTGGAAATATGATAAATCAGACGATAAAAGAGACAGAGAAGGCTGCAAGCTCCATGAACGAAACGAAAGAAGGCGTCCTAAGAGGATCGTCAATGAGCGATAGAACAAGCGAGGCATTTAAGAATATATTAAACGCAATAGAGAGACTCTCTGAAAAGATAGATATGACAACACAAAATATAACTACTATTACCAAGGGAGTACAGGAAATTGAAACAGAGGTATCAAACCTTGCAGCACTTTCAGAAGAAAACAGCGCATCAAGCGAAGAGATGGCGGCAGCGGCCAAAGAGATATCCACAAACGTAGAAGGAATTGCAGCTACCAGCGAAGAGATGGCGGCATCCAGCGAAGAGGTGGCGGCATCTGCTCAGGAGAGCGAAACAATGGCAGAGCAAATTGACACCGAAGTAAATAAGCTGACTGAAAGAGCAAAAGAATTAAAGAGCGAGTTAGACAGGTATAAGTTTTAA